A single window of Pseudoduganella plicata DNA harbors:
- the purD gene encoding phosphoribosylamine--glycine ligase: MKILVVGSGGREHALAWKLAQSERVQMVFVAPGNGGTARDQRLQNVPISDLHELADFVVREHVAFTVVGPEVPLAAGIVNLFRARGLKIFGPTKEAAQLESSKDFAKAFMKRHGIPTAEYETFSDAAGAHAYIDAKGAPIVIKADGLAAGKGVVVALTLEEAHGAVDHMLSDNAFGDAGARIVIEEFLAGEEASFIVMCDGRNVLPLATSQDHKRLLDGDQGPNTGGMGAYSPAAIVTPAMHARVMREIINPTIQGMAKDGIPFSGFLYAGLMIDAAGNPKTLEFNCRMGDPETQPIMARLKTDLVGVMEHAVNGTLDSVGLEWDRRTAVGVVLAAAGYPDNLVKGAAIDGIPAETPESVTFHAGTTDVDGQLVTSGGRVLCVVGLGDSVKMAQKQAYESVEKIHFDGVQYRRDIGWRGLKH; the protein is encoded by the coding sequence ATGAAAATCCTGGTAGTCGGCTCCGGCGGCCGCGAGCACGCGCTGGCTTGGAAATTGGCGCAATCGGAACGAGTGCAGATGGTCTTCGTCGCCCCCGGCAACGGCGGCACCGCACGCGACCAGCGCCTGCAGAACGTGCCGATCTCCGATCTGCACGAGCTGGCGGACTTCGTCGTGCGCGAGCACGTCGCGTTCACCGTCGTCGGCCCGGAAGTGCCGCTGGCGGCCGGCATCGTCAACCTGTTCCGCGCGCGCGGGCTGAAGATCTTCGGACCGACGAAGGAAGCGGCGCAGCTGGAATCGTCGAAGGACTTCGCCAAGGCATTCATGAAGCGCCACGGCATTCCCACGGCCGAATACGAGACGTTCAGCGACGCGGCCGGGGCACATGCCTATATCGACGCCAAGGGCGCGCCCATCGTCATCAAGGCCGACGGCCTGGCCGCCGGCAAGGGTGTCGTTGTCGCGCTGACCCTGGAAGAGGCGCACGGCGCCGTCGACCACATGCTGTCCGATAACGCCTTCGGCGACGCGGGCGCGCGCATCGTCATCGAAGAATTTCTGGCCGGCGAGGAAGCGTCGTTCATCGTCATGTGCGACGGCAGGAACGTGCTGCCGCTGGCAACGAGCCAGGATCATAAGCGCCTGCTGGACGGCGACCAGGGCCCGAACACGGGCGGCATGGGCGCTTATTCGCCGGCCGCGATCGTGACGCCGGCGATGCATGCGCGCGTGATGCGCGAGATTATCAATCCCACCATCCAGGGCATGGCCAAGGACGGCATTCCGTTCTCCGGCTTCCTGTACGCGGGCCTGATGATCGACGCGGCCGGCAATCCAAAGACGCTGGAATTCAACTGCCGCATGGGCGACCCGGAAACGCAGCCGATCATGGCGCGCCTGAAGACGGACCTCGTGGGCGTGATGGAGCACGCCGTCAACGGCACGCTGGACTCCGTCGGCCTGGAATGGGACCGCCGCACCGCCGTCGGCGTCGTGCTGGCCGCTGCCGGCTACCCGGACAATCTCGTCAAGGGCGCCGCCATCGACGGCATCCCGGCCGAGACGCCGGAGTCGGTGACGTTCCATGCGGGCACCACGGACGTGGACGGCCAGCTGGTGACGAGCGGCGGCCGCGTGCTGTGCGTCGTGGGCCTGGGCGACTCCGTCAAGATGGCGCAGAAGCAGGCATACGAGAGTGTCGAGAAGATCCATTTCGATGGCGTGCAGTACCGCCGCGATATCGGCTGGCGCGGGCTCAAACACTGA
- the hemF gene encoding oxygen-dependent coproporphyrinogen oxidase, translated as MSTPTPALVKAYLLDLQERIVAALEAADGNAFLRDAWERPEGGGGISRLIEEGAVIERGGCNFSHVTGAQLPASAAAHRPGIGGRAWEAMGVSLVLHPRNPYVPTVHMNVRFFSTSTEDGTPVWWFGGGMDLTPYYGNADDARHFHRTCRDALAPFGTDLHARFKKWCDEYFYLKHRREARGVGGIFFDDFNALPFDDSFAMMKNVGDAFLAAYLPILQARKDTPYGERQRDFQAYRRGRYVEFNLVFDRGTLFGLQSGGRTEAILMSMPPVVKWRYDWHPADGTPEAALYTDFLPHRDWLAS; from the coding sequence ATGTCCACACCCACCCCCGCCCTCGTCAAAGCCTACCTCCTCGACCTGCAGGAGCGCATCGTCGCCGCCCTCGAAGCGGCGGACGGCAACGCATTCCTGCGCGACGCCTGGGAACGCCCGGAAGGCGGCGGCGGCATCTCGCGCCTGATCGAAGAAGGCGCCGTGATCGAACGGGGCGGCTGCAACTTCTCGCACGTAACGGGCGCCCAGCTGCCGGCATCGGCCGCGGCGCACCGCCCCGGCATCGGCGGGCGGGCGTGGGAAGCGATGGGCGTGTCGCTGGTGCTGCACCCCCGTAATCCGTACGTGCCCACGGTGCACATGAACGTGCGCTTCTTCAGCACCAGCACGGAAGACGGCACGCCCGTATGGTGGTTCGGCGGCGGCATGGACCTGACGCCCTACTACGGCAACGCGGACGACGCGCGCCACTTCCACCGCACGTGCCGCGATGCGCTGGCGCCGTTCGGCACCGACCTGCACGCGCGCTTCAAGAAGTGGTGCGACGAATACTTCTATCTGAAGCACCGCAGGGAAGCGCGCGGCGTGGGCGGCATCTTCTTCGACGATTTCAATGCGCTGCCGTTCGACGACAGCTTCGCCATGATGAAGAACGTCGGCGATGCGTTCCTGGCCGCTTACCTGCCGATCCTGCAGGCCCGCAAGGACACGCCGTACGGCGAACGGCAGCGCGATTTCCAGGCTTACCGGCGCGGCCGCTATGTCGAGTTCAACCTCGTATTCGACCGCGGCACGCTGTTCGGCCTGCAGTCGGGCGGGCGCACCGAAGCGATCCTGATGTCGATGCCGCCGGTCGTCAAATGGCGCTACGACTGGCATCCGGCGGACGGCACGCCGGAGGCCGCGCTGTACACGGACTTCCTGCCGCACCGCGACTGGCTCGCTTCATGA
- the rsfS gene encoding ribosome silencing factor — translation MDIKKLQTLVVDALEDVKGQDIVVFDTTGLTSLFDRIAIASGTSNRQTRALAASVRDKVKEAGGDVIGVEGEDTGEWVLVDLGDMIVHIMQAPIRAYYRLEEIWGEKPVKLGAAKRKATAEGKAAEAAEAAPKKKSGHLAATKTEKAAEPVVEKKAAPARKPGTVKAAAAAGAVAKKAAAKKAAPKIEAPEGKKVKVAATKSATASAKAAKEAKAKDAAKGIAAPTKTVIKRIKKPAAEE, via the coding sequence ATGGACATCAAAAAACTGCAAACCCTCGTCGTGGACGCCCTGGAAGACGTGAAGGGCCAGGACATCGTCGTGTTCGACACGACCGGCCTCACCAGCCTGTTCGACCGCATCGCCATCGCATCCGGTACGTCGAACCGCCAGACGCGCGCACTGGCGGCCTCGGTCCGTGACAAGGTCAAGGAAGCCGGCGGCGACGTGATCGGCGTCGAAGGCGAAGACACCGGCGAATGGGTCCTCGTCGACCTGGGCGACATGATCGTCCACATCATGCAGGCGCCGATCCGCGCCTACTACCGCCTGGAAGAAATCTGGGGCGAGAAGCCCGTCAAGCTGGGCGCCGCCAAGCGCAAGGCGACGGCCGAAGGCAAGGCCGCCGAGGCGGCTGAGGCTGCGCCGAAGAAGAAGTCCGGCCACCTGGCCGCGACCAAAACGGAAAAAGCCGCAGAACCGGTCGTCGAGAAAAAGGCCGCTCCGGCGCGCAAGCCCGGCACCGTGAAGGCGGCTGCCGCCGCCGGCGCCGTGGCGAAGAAGGCCGCCGCGAAGAAGGCCGCACCGAAGATCGAGGCGCCGGAAGGCAAGAAGGTCAAGGTCGCCGCGACCAAGTCCGCCACGGCATCGGCCAAGGCCGCCAAGGAAGCGAAGGCGAAGGATGCCGCCAAGGGCATCGCCGCGCCGACCAAGACCGTCATCAAGCGCATCAAGAAGCCGGCCGCGGAAGAGTAA
- the rlmH gene encoding 23S rRNA (pseudouridine(1915)-N(3))-methyltransferase RlmH yields MQLIIAAVGHKMPAWIETGFAEYVKRMPPELRIVLKEIKPVERSGSKTAATAMALERERIEAALPKSVRIIALDERGKDLTSVGLSQQLELWQQDGRDTAFLIGGADGLDPGLKAKAEGLIRISSMTLPHGVVRVMLAEQLYRAWTITQNHPYHRV; encoded by the coding sequence ATGCAGCTGATCATCGCTGCCGTCGGCCATAAAATGCCGGCTTGGATCGAAACCGGTTTTGCCGAGTACGTCAAGCGGATGCCGCCGGAGCTGCGCATCGTGCTCAAGGAGATCAAGCCCGTCGAACGCTCCGGCAGCAAGACCGCCGCGACGGCGATGGCGCTGGAGCGCGAGCGCATCGAGGCGGCCCTGCCGAAATCGGTGCGCATCATCGCCCTCGACGAGCGCGGCAAGGACCTGACCAGCGTCGGGCTGTCGCAGCAGCTGGAGCTGTGGCAGCAGGACGGCCGCGACACCGCCTTCCTGATCGGCGGCGCGGACGGACTCGACCCGGGCCTGAAGGCGAAAGCCGAAGGGCTCATCCGCATCTCCAGCATGACGCTGCCACACGGCGTCGTGCGCGTGATGCTGGCCGAGCAGCTCTACCGGGCCTGGACGATCACGCAGAACCACCCCTACCACCGCGTATAA
- a CDS encoding Maf family protein produces MKPVERKIYLASKSPRRRELLRQIGVEFELLLLRSDGPRGADVTEDVAADEPAQNYVTRVANEKADFAFELVRRRHLKPRPILSADTTVAVDGAILGKPAGKEEAEEMLNRLSGRVHQVLTSVAVRTFDFNGCVTQVSDVRFAKLTPAAIQAYCATSEPYDKAGGYGIQGLASMFIEHIEGSHSGIMGLPLFETADLLRQAGLKLP; encoded by the coding sequence ATGAAACCGGTCGAACGAAAAATCTACCTTGCTTCCAAGAGCCCGCGGCGGCGCGAGCTGCTGCGCCAGATCGGCGTCGAGTTCGAGCTGCTGCTGCTGCGCAGTGACGGGCCACGCGGTGCGGACGTTACCGAAGACGTCGCCGCGGACGAACCCGCACAGAACTACGTCACGCGCGTGGCCAACGAAAAGGCCGATTTTGCCTTCGAGCTGGTACGGCGGCGCCACCTGAAGCCGCGTCCGATCCTGTCGGCCGACACCACCGTGGCCGTGGACGGCGCGATCCTCGGCAAGCCGGCGGGCAAGGAGGAAGCCGAGGAAATGCTGAACCGGCTGTCCGGCCGCGTGCACCAGGTACTCACCTCCGTTGCGGTGCGCACTTTTGACTTCAATGGCTGCGTGACGCAGGTGTCGGACGTACGCTTCGCCAAGCTGACGCCGGCCGCAATTCAGGCTTACTGCGCCACGTCGGAACCGTACGACAAGGCCGGCGGCTACGGCATCCAGGGCCTCGCCTCGATGTTCATCGAGCATATCGAAGGCAGCCATTCGGGCATCATGGGCCTGCCGCTGTTCGAAACGGCCGACCTGCTGCGCCAGGCGGGCCTGAAGCTGCCATGA
- the rng gene encoding ribonuclease G has protein sequence MNEDILINITPQETRVALVLQGAVQELHIERTLTRGLAGNVYSGKVVRVLPGMQSAFIDIGLERAAFLHVADIWEARPHDGQAAVPTPIEKLLFDGQVLTVQVIKDPIGTKGARLSTQISIAGRMLVYLPQDSHIGISQKIEKEAEREALRTRMQSLLPKEEKGGYIVRTQAEDASDPDLQADIEYLRKTWAAITHGARTRPPTSLLHQDLSLAQRVLRDFVHDETATIQVDSRENFLGLREFGKIYTPSVLPRLQHYTGERPLFDLYGVEEEIQRALGRRVDLKSGGYLIVDQTEAMTTIDVNTGGYVGGRNFADTIFKTNLEAAHAIARQLRLRNLGGIIILDFIDMENAEHRNNVLAELKKALARDRTKVSVSGFSALGLVEMTRKRTRESLAHILCEPCPACSGKGQVKTSRTICYEILRELLREAKQFNPREFRILASQEVVDMFLEEESQHLAMLGDFIGKKISLQVENAYHQEQYDVILM, from the coding sequence ATGAACGAAGACATCCTCATCAACATCACTCCGCAGGAGACGCGCGTCGCGCTCGTGCTGCAGGGCGCCGTGCAGGAACTGCACATCGAGCGCACCCTGACGCGCGGGCTGGCCGGCAACGTCTACTCCGGCAAGGTGGTGCGGGTGCTGCCGGGCATGCAGTCGGCATTCATCGACATCGGCCTGGAACGCGCCGCGTTCCTGCACGTGGCCGACATCTGGGAAGCACGCCCGCACGATGGCCAGGCCGCCGTGCCGACACCCATCGAAAAGCTGCTGTTCGACGGCCAGGTGCTGACGGTGCAGGTGATCAAGGACCCGATCGGTACGAAGGGCGCGCGCCTGTCCACGCAGATCTCCATCGCGGGGCGCATGCTGGTCTACCTGCCGCAGGATTCGCACATCGGCATCTCGCAGAAGATCGAGAAGGAAGCGGAGCGCGAAGCGCTGCGCACGCGCATGCAAAGCCTGCTGCCGAAGGAAGAAAAAGGCGGCTACATCGTGCGGACGCAGGCCGAGGATGCCAGCGATCCGGATTTGCAGGCCGACATCGAATACCTGCGCAAGACATGGGCCGCCATCACGCATGGCGCCCGCACGCGCCCTCCTACCAGCCTGCTGCACCAGGACTTGAGTCTGGCGCAGCGCGTGCTGCGCGACTTCGTGCACGACGAGACGGCAACGATCCAGGTCGACTCGCGCGAAAACTTCCTGGGCCTGCGCGAATTCGGCAAGATCTACACGCCCAGCGTACTGCCACGGCTGCAGCACTATACGGGCGAGCGTCCGCTGTTCGACCTGTACGGCGTGGAGGAGGAAATCCAGCGCGCGCTGGGCCGGCGCGTGGATCTGAAATCGGGCGGCTACCTGATCGTCGACCAGACGGAAGCGATGACGACCATCGACGTCAACACGGGCGGCTACGTGGGCGGACGCAATTTCGCCGACACGATCTTCAAGACCAACCTGGAAGCAGCGCACGCGATCGCCCGCCAGCTGCGCCTGCGCAACCTGGGCGGCATCATCATCCTGGACTTCATCGACATGGAAAACGCCGAGCACCGCAACAACGTGCTGGCGGAACTGAAGAAAGCGCTGGCGCGCGACCGGACCAAGGTGTCGGTCAGCGGCTTCTCGGCCCTCGGTCTCGTCGAAATGACCCGCAAGCGCACGCGCGAATCGCTGGCGCACATCCTGTGCGAACCCTGCCCTGCCTGCAGCGGCAAGGGTCAAGTCAAGACATCCCGCACGATCTGCTACGAGATCCTGCGCGAACTGCTGCGCGAAGCCAAGCAGTTCAACCCACGCGAGTTCCGCATCCTCGCCTCGCAGGAAGTGGTGGACATGTTCCTGGAAGAGGAATCGCAGCACCTCGCCATGCTGGGCGACTTCATCGGCAAGAAGATTTCGCTGCAGGTGGAGAATGCCTATCATCAGGAGCAGTACGATGTGATCCTGATGTGA
- a CDS encoding FxDxF family PEP-CTERM protein has product MIKTKKFASAVAFACAALASQAVLAEDISNPVAPIELTDNAGFFGRLITGNHRDDTFADQYSFSVASGSSIVADLFSYSGNPKNGLDITGFSLFNADGTLVTAGTQLETGATDQWRLTTGALSGSGYYLQVEGKVLSQAAGAYSAGVAVTPVPEPATYGMMLGGLALLGVAARRRKV; this is encoded by the coding sequence ATGATCAAAACCAAGAAATTTGCATCCGCAGTGGCCTTCGCCTGCGCCGCACTGGCCAGCCAGGCCGTGCTGGCAGAAGACATCAGCAACCCGGTCGCCCCGATCGAACTGACGGACAACGCCGGCTTCTTCGGTCGCCTGATCACGGGCAACCACCGCGACGATACGTTTGCCGACCAGTACAGCTTCAGCGTAGCGAGCGGCAGCTCGATCGTGGCGGACCTGTTCTCGTACAGCGGCAATCCAAAGAACGGCCTGGACATCACGGGCTTCTCGCTGTTCAACGCCGACGGCACCCTCGTCACCGCTGGCACGCAGCTGGAAACGGGCGCGACTGACCAGTGGCGCCTGACGACCGGTGCCCTGTCGGGCAGCGGCTACTACCTGCAAGTGGAAGGCAAAGTGCTGTCGCAAGCGGCCGGCGCCTATTCGGCCGGCGTGGCGGTCACCCCGGTTCCTGAACCGGCAACCTACGGCATGATGCTGGGCGGCCTGGCGCTGCTGGGCGTTGCCGCCCGCCGCCGCAAGGTGTAA
- a CDS encoding outer membrane beta-barrel protein: MLKKIAAAAALALVASSSFAAAPVAFYGGVDLGVTDIDDLDGNKASVGAFLGYGINQNFAVEVGYRQLGKWSGSVAGFDGNAKLKQTHVSVLGFLPLNPQTDVYARLGYNQVKVKISADGYGSVGSDDVDRALFGLGLNYSFSNQLSGRVEVQKPASDATNLSAALVWKF; this comes from the coding sequence ATGTTGAAGAAAATCGCTGCTGCCGCAGCACTGGCACTGGTTGCCTCCTCCTCGTTCGCTGCTGCTCCTGTCGCCTTCTACGGCGGTGTGGACCTGGGCGTGACCGACATCGACGACCTGGACGGCAACAAGGCCAGCGTTGGCGCCTTCCTGGGCTACGGCATCAACCAGAACTTCGCCGTGGAAGTTGGCTACCGCCAGCTGGGCAAGTGGAGCGGCAGCGTTGCGGGTTTCGACGGAAACGCGAAACTCAAGCAAACGCACGTGTCGGTGCTGGGCTTCCTGCCGCTGAACCCACAAACCGACGTGTACGCTCGTCTGGGCTACAACCAAGTCAAAGTCAAGATTTCCGCTGACGGTTATGGTTCCGTCGGGTCTGACGACGTCGACCGCGCCCTGTTCGGCCTGGGCCTGAACTACTCGTTCAGCAACCAGCTGTCCGGCCGTGTCGAAGTGCAGAAGCCTGCCAGCGACGCGACGAACCTGAGCGCCGCTCTGGTCTGGAAGTTCTAA